In Streptomyces chartreusis NRRL 3882, the following are encoded in one genomic region:
- a CDS encoding alpha/beta fold hydrolase: MPIFTAPDGTRLACHLRGAGETLVVLPGGPMRASAYLGNLGGLDAHRQLVFLDLRGTGQSAVPEDPATYRCDRLVDDVEALRRHLGLERMDVLAHSAGGSLALLYAARYPHRTGRLALITAIPWALGLPATAEDRLAAARLRAAEPWFADAFPAFEAWLSGTGDFDPVFLPFFYGRWDDTARAHADREEDETNDLAADRYGADGAYDPDATRTALARVTAPVLVLAGEVDGGPRPGLARRAAEAFPAVEVAVQPGAGHYPWLDDPEWFVRRVARFFRARD; the protein is encoded by the coding sequence ATGCCGATCTTCACCGCCCCGGACGGCACCCGGCTCGCCTGTCACCTGCGCGGAGCGGGTGAGACGCTGGTCGTGCTGCCCGGCGGGCCCATGCGCGCCTCCGCGTACCTCGGGAACCTGGGCGGACTGGACGCCCACCGCCAGCTGGTGTTCCTCGATCTGCGCGGCACCGGACAGTCCGCGGTGCCCGAGGATCCGGCGACCTACCGTTGCGACCGGCTCGTGGACGACGTCGAGGCGCTGCGCCGCCACCTGGGCCTGGAGCGGATGGACGTGCTCGCACACTCGGCGGGCGGCAGTCTCGCCCTGCTGTACGCGGCTCGGTATCCGCACAGGACGGGACGGCTGGCGCTCATCACCGCCATCCCGTGGGCGCTGGGCCTGCCGGCGACGGCCGAGGACCGGCTCGCGGCGGCCCGGCTGCGCGCGGCGGAACCCTGGTTCGCCGACGCGTTCCCGGCGTTCGAGGCCTGGCTGTCCGGTACCGGTGACTTCGACCCCGTGTTCCTGCCGTTCTTCTACGGCCGTTGGGACGACACCGCACGGGCCCACGCCGACCGCGAGGAGGACGAGACCAACGACCTCGCCGCGGACCGCTACGGCGCGGACGGCGCCTACGACCCGGACGCGACCCGGACCGCCCTGGCCCGCGTCACCGCCCCGGTGCTCGTCCTCGCCGGTGAGGTCGACGGCGGCCCCCGCCCCGGCCTGGCCCGGCGTGCCGCCGAGGCATTCCCGGCGGTCGAGGTCGCGGTGCAGCCGGGGGCCGGACACTACCCGTGGCTGGACGACCCGGAGTGGTTCGTGCGACGCGTCGCACGCTTCTTCCGCGCCCGGGACTGA
- a CDS encoding acyl-CoA synthetase has translation MTTPGHGSTVDGVLRRSARRTPARVAVEYGDRTWTYDELDTAVSRAASVLLALGLSPGDRVGAYGHNSDAYLIAFLACARAGLVHVPVNQNLTGDDLAYIVGQSGSSLVLTDPDLAARLPDGVRTVPLRDAHGSLLARLTEAPPYDGPEPRTEDLVQLLYTSGTTALPKGAMMTHRALVHEYLSAITALDLSAGDRPVHSLPLYHSAQMHVFLLPYLAVGATNIILDAPDGDRLFDLVEAGRVDSLFAPPTVWIALSNRPDFATRDLGGLRKAYYGASIMPVPVLERLKERLPELAFYNCFGQSEIGPLATVLAPEEHKGRMDSCGRPVLFVDARVVDEDGKDVPDGTPGEIVYRSPQLCEGYWDKPEETAEAFRDGWFRSGDLAVRDAHGYYTIVDRVKDVINSGGVLVASRQVEDALYTHPQVAEAAVVGLPDERWIEAVTAVVVPRGEVTEAELIAHTREKLAPFKAPKRVVFVESLPRNASGKILKRELRKGLGGGPGLAASDG, from the coding sequence ATGACGACGCCCGGACACGGCAGCACGGTCGACGGAGTCCTGCGACGCAGCGCCCGGCGCACCCCGGCGCGCGTCGCGGTCGAGTACGGCGACCGCACCTGGACGTACGACGAGCTGGACACCGCCGTCTCCCGCGCGGCGAGCGTCCTCCTCGCCCTGGGGCTGTCCCCGGGCGACCGGGTGGGCGCGTACGGCCACAACTCCGACGCCTACCTGATCGCCTTCCTGGCCTGCGCCCGCGCGGGCCTGGTGCACGTACCCGTCAACCAGAACCTGACCGGCGACGACCTCGCCTACATCGTCGGCCAGTCCGGCAGCTCCCTGGTCCTCACCGACCCGGACCTCGCCGCACGACTCCCCGACGGCGTACGCACGGTGCCCCTGCGCGACGCCCACGGCTCACTCCTCGCCCGGCTCACCGAGGCGCCCCCGTACGACGGCCCCGAGCCGCGCACCGAGGACCTCGTGCAACTGCTGTACACGTCCGGGACGACCGCCCTGCCCAAGGGCGCGATGATGACGCACCGTGCCCTGGTGCACGAGTACCTGAGCGCGATCACCGCCCTCGACCTCAGTGCGGGCGACCGTCCCGTGCACTCGCTGCCCCTCTACCACTCGGCGCAGATGCACGTCTTCCTGCTGCCCTACCTCGCGGTCGGCGCGACGAACATCATCCTCGACGCACCCGACGGCGACCGGCTCTTCGACCTGGTCGAAGCGGGCCGCGTGGACAGCCTGTTCGCCCCGCCCACCGTCTGGATCGCCCTGTCCAACCGCCCCGACTTCGCCACCCGCGACCTGGGCGGCCTGCGCAAGGCGTACTACGGGGCGTCGATCATGCCGGTCCCCGTACTGGAACGGCTGAAGGAACGCCTGCCGGAACTGGCGTTCTACAACTGCTTCGGGCAGAGCGAGATCGGCCCCCTGGCCACGGTCCTCGCCCCCGAGGAACACAAGGGGCGCATGGACTCCTGCGGCCGTCCGGTGCTGTTCGTCGACGCGCGGGTCGTCGACGAGGACGGCAAGGACGTACCGGACGGCACCCCCGGCGAGATCGTCTACCGCTCTCCGCAACTGTGCGAGGGCTACTGGGACAAGCCCGAGGAGACCGCCGAGGCCTTCCGCGACGGCTGGTTCCGCTCCGGCGACCTCGCGGTACGGGACGCGCACGGCTACTACACGATCGTCGACCGGGTGAAGGACGTCATCAACTCCGGTGGTGTACTGGTCGCTTCACGCCAGGTCGAGGACGCCCTGTACACCCATCCCCAGGTCGCCGAGGCCGCGGTCGTGGGCCTGCCCGACGAACGCTGGATCGAGGCCGTCACAGCCGTCGTCGTCCCACGCGGCGAGGTCACCGAGGCGGAACTCATCGCCCACACCCGCGAGAAGCTCGCCCCCTTCAAGGCTCCGAAGCGGGTGGTGTTCGTGGAGAGCCTCCCGCGCAACGCCAGCGGGAAGATCCTCAAGCGGGAGCTCCGGAAAGGCCTCGGGGGCGGGCCGGGTCTCGCGGCCTCGGACGGATGA